The Paenibacillus uliginis N3/975 genome has a window encoding:
- a CDS encoding metal ABC transporter ATP-binding protein codes for MIPVSQDCHQSIIQLKDISFSYREQQVIKDLNFAVKERDFVGIVGSNGAGKTTLLRMIVGLLPAAQGSIELFGQPIRKFRDWERIGYVPQKNAFNPLFPATVREVIMSGLYNRKNMFRRVSRQQQQKCDDALEVMRIQDIADKRIGQLSGGQQQRVFLARALINRPDLLILDEPTIGIDAETQASFFELITHMHAHHNMTFLMVTHDMDMVKDYLGASPVQQNGKIQFFVRHSHEIEDCAEQDLQHTLV; via the coding sequence ATGATACCGGTATCTCAGGATTGCCACCAATCGATTATACAACTGAAAGATATATCATTCTCTTACCGGGAACAGCAGGTTATTAAAGACCTTAATTTTGCCGTCAAAGAACGTGATTTTGTCGGTATAGTAGGCTCCAACGGAGCCGGTAAAACAACACTGCTACGGATGATTGTCGGCCTTCTGCCTGCCGCACAGGGCAGCATCGAGCTATTCGGACAACCGATACGTAAATTCCGTGACTGGGAGCGTATTGGATATGTGCCTCAGAAGAATGCGTTCAACCCTTTATTTCCGGCTACCGTACGGGAAGTTATTATGTCGGGATTATACAACAGAAAAAATATGTTCCGCCGGGTAAGCCGTCAGCAGCAGCAAAAGTGCGACGATGCGCTTGAGGTTATGCGGATTCAAGACATAGCGGATAAGCGCATAGGCCAGCTGTCAGGTGGACAGCAGCAGCGTGTATTTCTCGCAAGAGCCTTGATTAACCGTCCCGATCTGCTTATTTTGGATGAGCCCACCATTGGCATTGATGCTGAAACTCAGGCAAGCTTTTTTGAACTGATCACACATATGCATGCTCATCACAACATGACCTTTTTAATGGTGACGCATGATATGGATATGGTTAAGGATTATTTGGGAGCTTCACCGGTCCAGCAAAACGGTAAAATACAGTTTTTCGTTCGGCATTCACACGAAATTGAGGATTGTGCAGAGCAGGATTTGCAGCACACACTCGTTTAA
- a CDS encoding metal ABC transporter substrate-binding protein, which yields MNNRRTIGYGALMLAFLLVISGCGSKSGGIVEDKINVMTTIYPIYEFTKEIGGDEVNVINLLPAGVEPHDWTPKSQDIVNTSKAQLFLYNGAGLEGWAPAFLKGLDKDTKVKPVEVSKGVKLISSEGDDGHGHGDEGGAEEQHDHHVDPHTWVSPKSALIMAENIRNSLVEIDPDHADRYEQRYAALKQKLEKLDESFSSQLSGLPKQEIVVSHQAFGYLARDYNLEQYAIMGLSPDAEPRAQDLVKLTKTVKEKGIRYIFFEELVSDKLAKTLASETGVETLVLNPVEGLTKEQEQKGDNYFTLMEKNLQNLTKALQ from the coding sequence ATGAACAATAGAAGAACAATAGGTTACGGAGCACTAATGCTGGCATTTTTGCTGGTTATTTCAGGCTGCGGAAGTAAATCGGGCGGAATCGTTGAGGATAAGATCAATGTGATGACAACGATTTATCCGATTTATGAATTTACGAAAGAGATTGGTGGAGATGAAGTCAATGTCATCAATCTGCTTCCTGCTGGCGTAGAGCCGCATGACTGGACTCCAAAGAGCCAGGATATCGTCAACACCTCAAAGGCACAGTTGTTTCTGTACAATGGCGCAGGTCTTGAAGGATGGGCTCCAGCCTTTCTGAAGGGGCTGGATAAAGACACGAAGGTGAAGCCGGTGGAGGTTAGCAAGGGAGTTAAGCTGATTTCTTCCGAAGGCGATGATGGTCATGGTCATGGAGATGAGGGAGGAGCAGAAGAGCAGCATGATCACCATGTAGATCCACATACATGGGTTAGTCCGAAGTCTGCTTTGATTATGGCTGAGAATATCCGCAACAGCCTTGTAGAGATCGACCCGGACCATGCTGATAGATATGAGCAACGATACGCTGCACTGAAACAAAAACTGGAGAAGCTGGATGAATCGTTTTCGTCTCAACTGTCCGGTTTGCCTAAACAAGAGATCGTTGTCTCCCATCAGGCGTTTGGCTATTTGGCGAGAGATTACAACCTTGAGCAGTACGCCATCATGGGGTTGTCGCCGGATGCTGAGCCCCGAGCACAAGATCTGGTTAAGCTGACAAAGACGGTTAAAGAGAAAGGTATTCGTTACATTTTCTTTGAAGAGTTAGTTTCTGATAAACTGGCCAAAACCTTGGCTTCCGAGACCGGTGTAGAGACGCTCGTACTTAACCCCGTTGAAGGTTTAACCAAAGAGCAGGAGCAAAAGGGAGATAACTACTTTACGCTGATGGAGAAAAATTTGCAAAATCTTACTAAGGCTTTACAATGA
- the metG gene encoding methionine--tRNA ligase, giving the protein MTEKKTFYITTPIYYPSDKLHIGHAYTTVAGDALARYKRLRGYDVRYLTGTDEHGQKIERKAAEAGKTPQQFVDDIVAGIKDLWKKLDISNEDFIRTTEKRHTQVVQDVFERLLEQGDIYKGDYEGWYCTPCESFFLERQLVNGNCPDCGRPVELVKEESYFFRMSKYVDRLLQFYDENPDFIQPLSRKNEMINNFIKPGLEDLAVSRTTYEWGVKVKSDPKHVIYVWIDALLNYITALGYGTENSSLYDKYWPADVHLMSKEIVRFHTIYWPIILMALDVPLPKKVFAHGWLLMKDGKMSKSKGNVVDPVTMIDRYGLDALRYYLLREVPFGADGTFTPESFVERVNSDLANDLGNLLNRTVAMVDKYFDGEVPAFKAGVTAFDAAIEEAAKAVYDKVEESMENLEFSVALTAIGQFVSRSNKYIDETQPWGLAKDDSKREELASVMSHLVESLRVASILLQPFLTRTPLKIWQQLGIQEGELTTWESGRQLGSIPVGTKLVKGEPIFPRLDVEQEVAYIVEAMTGGAKASEEAAKSEVSADPDEEIEHKEEIGIEDFAKVELRVAQVLSAEPVKKADKLLKLQLDLGYEQRQVVSGIAKFYKPEDLVGRKVICVTNLKPVKLRGELSQGMILAASKGSELTLATVPDSMPNGAIVK; this is encoded by the coding sequence ATGACTGAAAAGAAGACGTTTTACATTACAACCCCAATCTATTATCCGAGCGACAAGCTCCATATCGGTCACGCTTACACGACCGTAGCTGGCGATGCTTTGGCTCGCTACAAACGGTTACGTGGATATGATGTCCGCTATCTGACCGGTACAGATGAGCACGGTCAGAAGATCGAGCGCAAAGCGGCGGAAGCCGGAAAGACGCCTCAGCAATTCGTTGATGACATTGTTGCGGGAATTAAGGATTTATGGAAGAAGCTTGACATCTCGAACGAGGATTTTATCCGCACAACGGAAAAGCGCCATACGCAGGTTGTCCAGGATGTGTTCGAACGTCTTCTGGAACAGGGTGATATTTATAAAGGCGATTATGAGGGATGGTACTGTACACCTTGTGAGTCTTTCTTCCTGGAGCGCCAGCTGGTGAACGGCAACTGCCCGGACTGCGGCAGACCAGTCGAGCTGGTTAAGGAAGAAAGCTATTTCTTCCGGATGAGCAAGTACGTAGACCGTCTGCTTCAGTTCTATGATGAGAATCCGGATTTCATTCAGCCGCTCTCCCGTAAGAACGAAATGATCAACAACTTTATCAAGCCGGGCCTCGAGGATCTGGCCGTATCACGTACTACCTATGAGTGGGGAGTTAAGGTGAAAAGCGATCCGAAACATGTGATTTATGTATGGATCGATGCGCTTTTGAATTATATTACCGCGCTAGGATACGGAACCGAGAACAGTTCGTTGTATGACAAATACTGGCCTGCTGACGTACATTTGATGAGCAAAGAAATCGTCCGGTTCCATACGATATACTGGCCGATTATCCTGATGGCTCTAGATGTACCGCTTCCGAAAAAGGTGTTCGCACACGGCTGGCTTCTCATGAAAGATGGAAAAATGTCGAAGTCTAAAGGCAATGTTGTCGATCCGGTCACCATGATTGACCGATATGGGCTTGATGCGCTTCGCTACTACTTGCTTCGCGAAGTTCCATTTGGTGCGGACGGCACTTTTACACCGGAAAGCTTCGTGGAACGCGTTAATTCCGATCTGGCCAACGATCTCGGCAACCTGCTGAATCGTACTGTGGCGATGGTTGATAAATATTTTGACGGAGAAGTACCTGCTTTCAAAGCAGGTGTAACCGCATTTGATGCTGCTATCGAAGAAGCAGCGAAGGCTGTTTATGACAAGGTGGAGGAGTCCATGGAAAACCTGGAATTCTCGGTAGCATTGACAGCGATCGGTCAATTCGTGAGCCGCAGCAACAAGTATATTGACGAAACACAGCCGTGGGGACTTGCTAAAGATGACAGCAAACGTGAAGAGCTTGCTTCTGTCATGAGTCACTTGGTGGAGTCTCTCCGGGTTGCTTCGATCCTGCTGCAGCCGTTCCTTACCCGCACACCGCTTAAAATTTGGCAACAGCTTGGAATACAGGAAGGTGAACTGACCACTTGGGAGAGTGGACGTCAGTTGGGAAGTATTCCTGTTGGAACGAAGCTTGTAAAAGGAGAGCCGATCTTCCCGCGTCTGGATGTTGAACAGGAGGTTGCTTATATCGTTGAGGCGATGACTGGAGGTGCCAAGGCTTCCGAAGAGGCAGCGAAATCTGAAGTCTCCGCTGATCCGGATGAAGAGATTGAGCATAAAGAAGAGATTGGAATCGAGGATTTCGCGAAGGTCGAACTTCGCGTAGCTCAGGTTCTCTCAGCCGAGCCGGTAAAAAAAGCAGACAAGCTGCTTAAACTCCAGCTCGATCTCGGCTATGAACAACGGCAGGTCGTCTCCGGCATTGCGAAGTTTTATAAGCCGGAGGATCTTGTCGGCCGCAAAGTTATCTGTGTAACGAACCTGAAGCCGGTCAAGCTTAGAGGAGAGCTTTCTCAGGGAATGATTTTGGCTGCTTCCAAAGGCAGTGAGCTTACGCTGGCAACGGTACCAGACAGCATGCCAAACGGAGCAATCGTAAAATAA
- the yidD gene encoding membrane protein insertion efficiency factor YidD: protein MSKLTARRVVQVPIHIYRKCISPLKPATCRFYPTCSAYALEAIEVHGALKGSWLAAKRIARCHPFNLGGIDLVPPRKGSPKDTEVQN from the coding sequence ATGAGTAAGTTGACGGCCAGACGCGTAGTTCAGGTGCCGATTCATATATACCGCAAATGTATTTCGCCTTTGAAACCGGCTACATGCCGATTCTATCCTACTTGCTCTGCCTACGCTCTGGAAGCCATCGAAGTGCATGGAGCACTAAAGGGATCATGGCTCGCTGCGAAGCGGATTGCCCGGTGTCATCCTTTTAATCTGGGCGGAATTGATCTGGTTCCCCCTCGAAAAGGTTCTCCGAAGGATACAGAAGTCCAGAACTGA
- a CDS encoding Fur family transcriptional regulator has translation MLTTEQIIDGMSENGLRITDQRKTLAKLFGEHPGYLTAKDVYEYMGKKYSGLSFDTVYRNLRVLYELGVLEQVVFEEGIKFRARCSEDHHHHHMICLQCQKTYPIKFCPMQVTDGPKDFQVVQHKFEVFGYCKDCVNDNTITKKRPLAQSHASCGGGEPESTL, from the coding sequence ATGCTGACGACGGAACAGATCATAGACGGTATGTCCGAGAACGGGCTGCGCATCACCGATCAGCGCAAAACGCTTGCCAAATTGTTTGGAGAGCATCCCGGGTATTTAACAGCCAAGGATGTGTATGAATATATGGGCAAAAAATACAGCGGCCTCAGCTTTGATACGGTGTACCGCAATCTTAGAGTGTTGTATGAACTCGGTGTCCTGGAGCAGGTTGTGTTTGAAGAAGGAATCAAATTTAGAGCACGCTGCAGTGAGGATCACCATCATCATCACATGATTTGCCTACAGTGTCAGAAGACCTACCCGATTAAATTCTGCCCTATGCAGGTGACAGATGGGCCGAAGGACTTTCAGGTGGTGCAGCACAAATTTGAAGTATTTGGATACTGTAAAGACTGTGTCAATGACAATACGATCACGAAAAAGCGTCCCTTGGCACAAAGCCATGCATCATGCGGTGGCGGGGAGCCGGAATCCACATTATGA
- a CDS encoding copper amine oxidase N-terminal domain-containing protein, whose protein sequence is MNFKRMSIITVLAVAQVSTVVPVSAQSSAVMVPGQVMVQSEAANSGNVEQQQSQELLQQRDKASESVTSSSLTPDNSVPLEESSPDKSTDTDLNDPDSVQSNADESGKIDDTQSPSESIPDDESVTEEAEKNEEDQVGTQDDQSPNTEDPKSNSVDSSINELILLMNSADMYHNGKHYKAAQPMAVKNGVSYVSIRAMVERVGLKLSYNNTTKETIIMKDGNELRFKTNSSTYKVNGESRTMKGPSYQYNNTFMVPLTSITQALGIPYKVNQPEKKVILDLSGINGNDNGSGSGGGSVDPKPPINNEPGLILMMNSDKMYHNGKLYIAGQPMAVKNGISYVAIRSLVERIGLKLTYDSKTKETVIIRGSDELRFKTDSKYYTVNGVKTSMKGAAYQTNNVFMVPLTSITQALDIPYKVDQANKRIILNLGTKPVAAFTVENDEIFAGKTKVKYKTNAYSPNGLQIVNEKWEGREDIFAEPGTRTITYYVQDSSGEWSDPYSVTIRVLAPNEPPVAMFTTDKEEYKMGEKITYIDQSTDDENAIVKWDWDNNALAFFAPGPATIGLTVTDKHGATSYYEKTIIINGETFYTRDEFNQLFTEIGEKYIFNGANVPSMDLVPYTRTSEPRMLIRSNSPERVYTEGVVYRETGVGATRFMIHHLNETGKNVKMYVVATNFNDTRASLTTENVGFGGPINIPTATGKASVQRYFESMQSGKDYQTITLQPGESKVILKELSAQSMKNDQVISMFADLYTDSPIRYNIVMIEENKDPIQKLPFLKLHPSDGIHNRGTYPDSTRLIESNELVGKTPARLSIADKVNDPNLTGYDGITGYETSNAGNFGVVYRIKMNRVAPNTLISFNPRGGKYMGVIMVNGNIIGAPSSGAASAPNEASVLFRTGQYEQSVEILFTAAPGSSLPISLLFTPLPELKSN, encoded by the coding sequence ATGAACTTTAAGAGAATGTCAATCATCACTGTACTCGCAGTGGCACAAGTGTCAACGGTTGTACCTGTGAGTGCTCAGTCTTCTGCTGTCATGGTGCCCGGTCAAGTTATGGTTCAATCCGAGGCTGCGAACAGCGGGAATGTAGAACAGCAGCAATCTCAAGAATTGTTACAGCAAAGAGATAAAGCCTCAGAATCTGTAACGAGCTCATCGTTGACGCCAGATAACTCAGTACCCTTAGAAGAATCGTCACCTGATAAGAGCACCGATACCGATCTTAACGATCCGGATTCTGTTCAATCAAATGCTGATGAAAGCGGGAAGATTGACGATACCCAATCTCCATCAGAATCTATACCGGATGACGAATCAGTAACTGAAGAAGCAGAGAAGAATGAAGAAGATCAAGTGGGAACACAGGACGATCAGTCCCCGAATACGGAAGATCCTAAATCAAACTCTGTAGATTCTTCCATTAATGAGCTTATATTGCTCATGAACAGTGCCGATATGTACCACAACGGCAAGCATTATAAGGCAGCTCAGCCGATGGCTGTGAAAAATGGTGTATCGTACGTTTCCATCCGTGCGATGGTTGAACGTGTAGGTCTGAAGCTTTCATATAATAATACCACCAAAGAAACCATCATTATGAAAGACGGAAATGAACTACGTTTTAAAACGAATAGCAGCACTTATAAAGTTAACGGCGAGTCCCGGACGATGAAGGGCCCTTCTTATCAGTACAACAATACGTTTATGGTTCCTCTCACTTCCATCACACAGGCTCTTGGTATTCCATATAAAGTAAACCAGCCTGAGAAGAAAGTCATATTAGATTTGTCCGGCATCAACGGCAATGACAATGGAAGCGGTTCTGGAGGCGGATCTGTAGATCCTAAACCGCCGATTAATAATGAGCCAGGCCTTATTTTGATGATGAACAGTGACAAAATGTATCATAATGGAAAGCTGTATATAGCGGGACAGCCGATGGCTGTGAAGAACGGTATATCATATGTAGCCATTCGTTCCTTGGTTGAGCGCATTGGCCTAAAGCTTACTTATGACAGCAAAACAAAAGAAACGGTCATTATTCGCGGATCCGATGAACTGCGGTTTAAGACAGACAGCAAGTACTATACAGTGAACGGTGTTAAGACTAGCATGAAAGGTGCTGCTTATCAGACCAATAACGTGTTTATGGTTCCGCTGACGTCCATTACACAAGCACTTGATATTCCTTACAAAGTGGATCAAGCCAACAAGCGCATCATTCTTAACTTGGGCACCAAGCCGGTTGCTGCGTTTACTGTAGAGAACGATGAGATTTTTGCCGGAAAGACAAAGGTTAAATACAAGACGAATGCTTACTCCCCTAACGGGCTTCAGATCGTTAACGAGAAGTGGGAAGGCCGAGAGGACATATTTGCTGAGCCAGGTACGAGAACAATAACTTATTACGTACAGGATTCAAGCGGAGAATGGAGCGATCCGTATTCGGTGACCATTCGGGTGTTGGCCCCGAACGAACCGCCGGTAGCAATGTTCACTACGGATAAGGAAGAATATAAAATGGGTGAAAAAATCACCTATATTGATCAAAGTACAGACGATGAGAATGCGATTGTGAAGTGGGACTGGGACAATAATGCTTTAGCATTTTTTGCACCGGGACCAGCAACAATCGGATTAACGGTAACAGACAAGCATGGTGCGACGAGCTATTATGAGAAAACGATCATCATTAATGGTGAAACCTTTTACACCCGGGATGAATTCAATCAATTGTTCACCGAGATTGGTGAGAAATACATTTTTAACGGCGCAAATGTACCTTCCATGGATCTAGTTCCGTATACAAGAACTTCTGAGCCAAGAATGCTTATCCGCAGCAATAGCCCGGAGAGGGTTTATACAGAAGGCGTTGTATACCGCGAGACTGGTGTCGGGGCCACACGATTTATGATTCATCACCTGAATGAAACCGGTAAAAATGTAAAAATGTATGTCGTAGCGACAAACTTCAATGACACACGAGCATCATTGACAACAGAAAACGTCGGTTTCGGTGGTCCGATTAACATTCCGACGGCTACTGGTAAAGCGTCCGTTCAGAGATATTTCGAATCAATGCAGAGCGGTAAAGATTATCAGACGATTACACTCCAGCCTGGTGAAAGTAAAGTTATATTGAAAGAGTTAAGTGCTCAATCAATGAAAAACGATCAGGTTATATCTATGTTCGCCGATCTTTATACCGATTCACCGATTCGATATAATATTGTCATGATCGAAGAAAACAAAGATCCGATTCAAAAACTGCCTTTCTTGAAGTTGCATCCGAGTGATGGAATCCACAACCGTGGCACGTATCCGGATTCAACTCGTTTGATTGAATCAAACGAGCTAGTTGGCAAAACACCTGCACGTCTATCGATCGCAGATAAAGTGAACGATCCGAATCTGACCGGATACGATGGCATTACCGGATATGAAACGTCCAATGCAGGTAATTTCGGCGTCGTTTACCGCATCAAAATGAACCGTGTAGCGCCGAATACTTTGATCTCATTTAATCCGCGCGGAGGAAAGTATATGGGTGTGATTATGGTCAATGGCAATATTATAGGTGCGCCAAGTTCTGGCGCCGCATCCGCTCCTAACGAAGCTAGTGTTTTATTCCGTACAGGCCAATATGAGCAGTCGGTAGAGATCTTGTTTACAGCTGCCCCAGGCAGCAGCTTGCCGATTAGTCTTCTGTTCACGCCGTTGCCGGAACTGAAATCGAATTAA
- the nagZ gene encoding beta-N-acetylhexosaminidase produces MDWKVSGLTLEQKIGQMFICGFDALTPNDHAKKLIQDYHVGGIVYFRRNVQKLSQLSELSSSLQDLAASSGEPPLIVAIDQEGGMVARIDHEGISRIPGNMALGATGSQEYTYQVGKIGAKELRALGINMNFAPCLDVNNNPLNPVIGVRSFGEDPQAVAVHGVAAIKGYQEEGVSATAKHFPGHGDTSVDSHLGLASVPHERARLDQVELYPFKKAIEDEVDAIMTAHVSFPAIEPDDGIPATLSHAVLTGLLREEMRFQGLIITDCLEMHAIAKEFGIPEGAIRSIEAGADCVLVSHTLKDQEAAIRAVADAVRSGRISEDRIDASVERILTLKARNAHTVRNLPAVDLASLSQEAKGLLSEIAGKGITLVRDHDQLPLNQDESVLVYWPELLRATQVDEAWSRSFTLGDALNGRSGRIEEIRIGTDLSDEEVDAAVQEAGRFKQVVVATYTSESRLPEGQRKLVEKLLQLDGVKLIVASTRNPYDLNDLPNIPTYLCCYENTPYYMDALAGVLYGEVKPEGRLPVSLSDKHLSGSKA; encoded by the coding sequence ATGGACTGGAAAGTATCGGGTTTAACCCTGGAACAAAAGATTGGACAGATGTTTATTTGTGGTTTTGATGCACTCACACCTAATGACCACGCAAAAAAGCTCATTCAAGATTATCATGTAGGCGGGATCGTGTATTTCCGAAGAAACGTACAAAAGTTATCCCAGCTTTCGGAGCTTTCCTCATCACTTCAGGATTTGGCAGCATCCAGTGGTGAGCCTCCACTTATCGTGGCGATTGATCAGGAAGGCGGTATGGTGGCGAGGATAGATCATGAAGGTATTAGCCGGATTCCTGGAAATATGGCACTGGGAGCGACGGGAAGTCAGGAATATACCTACCAGGTTGGAAAAATAGGTGCCAAGGAGCTTCGTGCATTGGGGATCAACATGAACTTTGCCCCGTGTCTTGATGTTAACAACAATCCATTGAACCCTGTTATCGGAGTACGTTCATTTGGAGAAGATCCTCAGGCCGTAGCTGTTCACGGAGTGGCTGCTATTAAGGGCTATCAGGAAGAAGGAGTCTCAGCAACAGCAAAGCATTTTCCAGGTCATGGGGATACGAGTGTAGATTCCCACTTGGGGTTGGCCTCCGTTCCTCACGAGCGTGCACGGCTGGATCAGGTGGAGCTGTATCCGTTCAAGAAAGCGATAGAAGATGAGGTTGACGCTATTATGACTGCACATGTCAGCTTCCCGGCTATTGAACCGGACGACGGAATCCCGGCAACTCTGTCTCATGCGGTGCTTACTGGTTTGCTTCGGGAAGAGATGCGTTTTCAAGGTCTGATCATTACGGACTGTCTGGAAATGCATGCGATTGCAAAAGAATTTGGCATACCCGAGGGGGCTATCCGCTCTATAGAGGCTGGAGCGGATTGCGTATTGGTCAGTCACACGTTGAAGGATCAGGAAGCCGCTATCCGGGCTGTAGCGGATGCGGTGCGCAGCGGACGGATTTCAGAGGATCGAATTGATGCGTCTGTTGAACGTATATTGACCCTTAAGGCGAGAAACGCTCATACGGTGCGTAACCTGCCGGCCGTAGATTTGGCCTCATTAAGCCAAGAAGCTAAAGGGCTGTTGTCCGAAATCGCAGGTAAAGGGATTACGCTGGTCCGTGATCATGATCAGCTGCCATTAAATCAAGATGAGTCCGTGCTGGTATACTGGCCGGAGCTGCTTCGTGCCACCCAGGTGGATGAAGCTTGGAGCCGTTCCTTCACACTAGGTGACGCACTTAACGGCCGTAGCGGACGGATTGAGGAAATTCGTATCGGAACAGATTTGTCGGATGAAGAAGTTGACGCAGCAGTTCAGGAGGCAGGACGCTTTAAGCAGGTAGTCGTCGCGACCTACACATCGGAGAGTAGGCTTCCCGAAGGACAGCGGAAACTGGTGGAGAAGCTGCTGCAGCTGGATGGGGTTAAACTGATTGTGGCTTCAACCCGTAATCCTTATGATTTGAATGACCTCCCTAATATACCAACCTACTTGTGCTGTTATGAAAATACACCATATTATATGGATGCTTTAGCCGGGGTTTTATATGGGGAAGTGAAGCCGGAAGGCCGTCTTCCAGTCAGTCTTAGTGACAAGCATCTATCAGGATCGAAGGCATAA
- a CDS encoding response regulator transcription factor, protein MLKVLLVDDEAPILNNLNKVIPWKDIGMEVIGLARSGMEAMALAEENDPDLVLCDIRMPVMDGLTFITKLRENGSDAEIFLLTGYQEFEYAREAIKLRVKDYISKPIHYFELEDRIREIGEEIRKKRVKEKYFSTVSLIDSEPNPDSVKKAPEQLMTAALDYINTQLGADLGIEELSDYLGISSSYFCLLFKNHVGITFVEYLTKQRMEAAKFLLTNSDKNIAQIGAFVGYHERRYFTKVFQKATGMTPSEFREVCGGSSVL, encoded by the coding sequence ATGCTTAAGGTTCTGCTGGTGGATGATGAAGCACCTATTCTAAACAATCTCAACAAGGTCATACCCTGGAAGGACATAGGTATGGAAGTAATCGGATTGGCCCGAAGCGGTATGGAGGCTATGGCGCTTGCTGAAGAGAATGATCCGGATCTGGTTTTATGTGATATCCGTATGCCGGTGATGGATGGACTAACGTTTATTACGAAATTAAGAGAAAATGGAAGCGACGCTGAAATTTTTTTGTTGACTGGCTATCAGGAGTTTGAGTATGCCCGGGAGGCGATTAAACTCCGTGTGAAAGATTACATCAGCAAGCCAATACATTATTTTGAGTTAGAGGATCGGATCCGGGAGATCGGTGAAGAAATCCGCAAAAAGAGAGTAAAAGAGAAATATTTCAGTACAGTTTCTCTTATCGACAGTGAACCGAATCCCGATTCGGTAAAAAAGGCTCCGGAACAGCTGATGACAGCCGCCTTGGATTATATTAACACCCAATTGGGTGCGGATTTGGGAATTGAGGAATTATCGGACTACCTTGGAATCAGCTCCAGTTATTTTTGTCTGTTGTTCAAAAACCATGTGGGTATTACCTTTGTCGAGTACCTCACCAAACAGCGCATGGAAGCAGCCAAGTTCCTTCTCACCAACAGTGACAAAAATATTGCTCAGATCGGAGCATTTGTCGGGTATCATGAGCGTCGTTATTTTACTAAAGTGTTCCAAAAAGCGACGGGGATGACACCTTCAGAGTTCCGGGAGGTATGCGGCGGTTCCTCGGTGTTGTAA